In Streptococcus porcinus, the genomic window TCAATAATATGTCATTTTTAGATGATATAAAAGCAGGCTGTCTAAAAGGATGGGAGCAGTACAAAATTCTCCCATCTTTAACAGCGGCACAAGCCATTTTAGAGAGCGGTTGGGGCAAGCATGCTCCGCATAACGCTTTATTTGGTATTAAAGCGGACGCAAGCTGGACTGGAAAGTCTTTTAATACCAAAACTCAGGAGGAGTATCAGCCAGGGGTTATGACTGATATTGTAGATAGATTTAGAGCTTATGACAGTTGGACTGATAGCATTTTGGATCATGGCAAGTTTTTAAACGATAATCCACGCTACAAAGCAGTTATCGGTGAGACTGACTATAAAAAAGCCTGTCATGCTATTAAAGCCGCAGGTTATGCCACAGCGAGTGGATATGCTGAACTGCTTATACAGCTGATTGAGGAAAACGACTTACAAAAATGGGATGAGGAAGTTATTGGAAAAGGAGAAAATGCAATGACAATTAACACAGAACAAGCTATTGCTTGGATGTCAGCGAGGCAAGGGAAAGTAACTTACTCAATGGACTATCGAAACGGTCCAAGCTCTTATGACTGCTCTAGCTCTATTTATTTCGCTTTACGATCAGCAGGGGCGTCAGACAATGGTTGGGCAGTAAATACAGAGTATGAGCACGAATGGTTAGTCAAAAACGGATATCAGTTAGTTGCAGAAAATGAGTTGCTTTATC contains:
- a CDS encoding peptidoglycan amidohydrolase family protein → MSFLDDIKAGCLKGWEQYKILPSLTAAQAILESGWGKHAPHNALFGIKADASWTGKSFNTKTQEEYQPGVMTDIVDRFRAYDSWTDSILDHGKFLNDNPRYKAVIGETDYKKACHAIKAAGYATASGYAELLIQLIEENDLQKWDEEVIGKGENAMTINTEQAIAWMSARQGKVTYSMDYRNGPSSYDCSSSIYFALRSAGASDNGWAVNTEYEHEWLVKNGYQLVAENELLYPKRGDIGIWGKRGYSAGSGGHTFMFLDDSNIIHCNYGYNGITVNDYNEIWYANGQPYEYLYRYTGSGSAPVNQQTVVSQFERELDVNTPLSNSNMPYYEATVSEDYYVESKPDVNSEDKELLKAGTRVRVYEKLNGWARIGAPQSAQWVEDSYLVDATDM